Genomic DNA from Macadamia integrifolia cultivar HAES 741 chromosome 6, SCU_Mint_v3, whole genome shotgun sequence:
ATTCCTTCCAGTGTAGAAGAGAATCCGTTCAGTTGTAGTAGTCTTCCCTGCATCTATGTGAGCCATAATTCCAATGTTGCGATAATCCTTTAAAGGTACAGTGCGCTTTGTATCTGGGAAAACAAAACAGGAAGAAAAAggacacacccaaaaaaaatttaaaattccaGTGTCACATatcaaaaatttaaataatctaGACTTTAATCTTCTGTCTcacaaatttaataactaaCACTAGAATACTATTTCTGATTGCTCCTCAAATGTGCAGCAACTAATGTTAATACTTTATTACAGCACTATAATGTTTGGCCAGGTGGACAGCACAAATTATTAATTTCCTTAAGCAGTTTGTGGCACAttcaaatggaaaaaattttcttttacatgCAGGTCTAAGGTCCCTGTAATTGATTTTTGAGAAGTGGGTGATTCACATTCAGCAAAAGACCCAACCCCCCactccccacccaaaaaaaaagagtagaaagACCAGATTCCTCATTTAgctttattattttaaataggGATTGATTAGCTATGCATAACCTAAATGTCAAATGATGCAGTACACATTACAGGTGACATCAAAATAAGGAAAGTGTGGTTATATAATAGGCCATAATTGTAATGGAGGCTACTTTCAAGGTTCCATCTCTCTATCCTGATGATGTTTTCTGTTCTCTTGCGAGCTGGGTAGAACCATTCTTGTATCATTACTAACAGAATTCAGTGTTTTAAAACTTTTTGTCATTTTGCACAGAGATGTTGAGTGGGCATGTCTAGAACCACCCTGTATCAGCTTCTAGCGCAACCACACATGTGCCTGTTCAGTTACATAGCTTTGACTCAATAACTACCAGGACTGAACTTCTCTGTATCAGTTTCTAGCGCAACCACACATGTGTCTTTATCAACCATCTGACACTGAAGAGGTTAATAAGGATAGGCAGGCATTCTGAAATGTTTGGAGAATGATAGGTTCCCGAAGATTAGAGTACTCGGTGAAAGCCTAATTTACTTTCAGCAGAGCCTAAAGTTAAGTCCATACACCTTCCAAGTAATAAGGCAGGAAACTGTTGAGATTCCAATTCTGTTCAAGATTTGAGAGTCTCTCCGCATTCTTTACTTACAAACATCGACATTTTCATCTCTAGACGCTAAATAATCAcaacaatttattaaaaaaatatacaataacgAATGATTTGAACCTATCAGCAATAAAGATTAAGGGTTTCCATTGTAAAGAAGACAAACCATATTAGAAACGCCAATTCGACCACATGCTCCAAGTaagatccaaaatttcttacGAGAATTATTTTTCCCTTCAGAAGAACTCAATTTCATCTAAATTCGTCAATGGATCTACCTCAATTGACTGAGGAAAGTGAGGAAATCAATCAACAGGCGACaacaaaatagaagagaagcAGTAAAGTAGAGTAAGAAACAGACCATCCCCAGCCATGGCGATGACAGAAAATCTTCTCTGTTGTATGGTTTCGAGCCAAGACGAAGATTTCCACAAAATTCAGCAGAGCAAGGTCGACTCAGAGTATTGAAGCCGAAGAACCGATTggaagagagaggaaaatgcCTCCAAGAACCAGAGGAGTTGCGaagagaagaagcagaggaagttATTCTCACGGACTCTGCAGCCATTTTCTCTGGTCTGTCTAGTCCAGTGGTCCAGTCTGCTCTGCTCTCCCGCTCTCTCCTCAAGAACGGAACTACGGCTATGTTTGTTAACCAAGACAAGAAAAGAACAAAGTACATTTTTTGTACGTTTTTTccttaaattaagaatttttctttgtactTATATGTCTTCACCTAAGAGTAGATCattattttcaaattcaaaattcttctttgaaattgtaaaattttttttaactccTCCATAAACTTTTttacaaaaaacacaagaaaatatgagaaaatatgaaaatataataagacaaaaatgaatgattacacgaTGATGTCCTttgtatttatctctctcttaaaattcaaattttttgaatttttttcttttctttccttggtaaccaaacatacatactctttttattttcttacaatttcttctcttttcttttcttttcttttctagattcttttttcttttcttttcttctattgactaccaaacatagcctaacaGGGACCATTCTCCACTTCCCTTATTTGaatagaacaaaagaaaagaattctACAAGTTTACCAACTTGTAAcctgaaattacaaaattatccCAACGTCATGCCCTAACCAAGCCAGGCTCAGCCAGCTGATGGTGACCAAACTCCACCGAGTCAAGCGAGTGTCAGCCAAGTTGGCTCAAGATTGGATTAGGATTAGCATTGACCAATACAATCTTGTGTTCACTCCCTAAATTGATATCAAATAAGTTGGAAAACTTTGGCTGCAGATAGATAATGATGTGGATAACATGATTATTAAATTGAAACCTTCAAAATAATGCGAGTAATTAATATTATGTGAATAACATGTAAAATGACCAATGAATCTATGAACTAACCAATCAAACCTAAGATACCTAGATCATTTTAAGAATCAATTATTTCATGATCACGTTATATATTAAAGGGCGGTTGGGACATCCTTGGAGTATATTCTGATTTAATTCAcgaatgtatttttttttattctatgctaatggatttttttggaaGGGATGTTTATGTAGCTTGTGTATATTGGTATCTCTCGCTCCAAATCAATGGGTGAACAAAAGGGAGTGCCTCATGATTTGAATACAGGGGAATTCACATGGTCAGAGAAGAGTGAGTttcaagaaaaagagagatcaACTATGAAAGAGCATGTACTACCAACAATTTATACGTCTATTTTCCGAGATTTTTAAAATTGAGGAGTGATTGTCTCTTAAGTCTTAACCCAATTGTCCAGCCTAGTCCAAACTAAAGGACATAGTATGCACCTCCAAGCCCAATTAAGAAAATGGCAATTATGTGATTTCCATGTCTCTAAGGGATTAGAATGGCAATGAAAATTTAAATCTTCCAGGTTTATTTTATGAGAGAGGCTGGGTGCCGTGCCAACAGTCGAAGGCTCGAAGCAAGTCAAATAACAGTGAGGCTTTAAAGCTTCCACGTGTTACTGAAATTACATCCGCAAGTTAGCGAAGCATAATGGGCCCAGTAGAAGACGTATATCTGGAATCCGAATTCATAGTGAGTGTATCACTGTTTTGTGtctcaatttttctttcttgttttctctcttttatttttgtgcCACTATCTCTCAAGTTTGATTATTTGAAGGTGAGATTGATTAGCTTAAATTGAATTCCTCTAtctattttttagggttttttctcctTGCAATAAACTTAGGTAAGTGTCTATCTCTCTACTCCACCAATTCTACTTGTTTTTCACAAATTCCTTTGCAATAATTAAAGAAATCTATAACCATGATCACAAATCTGTTGATTTTGCTCTTCTGAATAGTTTGTTTTCAAGGGTGAGCCTATTTTCAATTTTGCCTAAGAACTTGTTTATGCAGGTTCATGTCCGTATTTCTGTACTTTCATCTCATGATTAAATTTCCAGTAAAAATAAGTAGTTGAAATATATTAATTGTCACCAAATTTAATTTTGCATCGGTAATAATTTCGACCTATGAACGATTGATTTAATTATTCTAATTACTGAATTTAGTGACTAATTTCAACCATATGACCGAACATGCAATCACATTTTAGAACTGAATACATCTGGTCTTGTTTAAAAGGTaataaaatctaatttttttccttaatgTTGCAAATTTATCTAATTTGATGAAGTATACCTCAAACATACTTTAATTAATATAGATATTCGAGAACTTGACCTAGTAATTAAGCTTGATTATGAAAGACCAATTTAGTGTTATAACTGGTGGGCCAAAAGCCATTCCATTTGGTGCTGACTTTGGGTTCTGGCGGTTAGTTAAATTAGTATAGAATAACCATATTAACTGACTGAAAAGGATGTTCGACCCTATCTTCTGGGAGTCCTTAACTTGTAGGGTACTTCTCGCCATACGTAGCAGAGATTGCAAGTGAAGTAAAAGATCCTCCATCTCCatccctttctctctttatcTCACCCTTAATCTTTAAGGCTCCAGCAGCTCCCCTATTTAAGGGAGAGATAGAAGCCCTATCTTCACCATAACTAGACATAATGGAAGCCCTTCTCATTCTCTTCACTATCATCTCATCCATGACAACCTGCACAGGGGCAAGCCTTAATCTTCCAGCAGAAACCGAAATGGAGTTCATTAAGACTTCATGTGATGAAGTGACATTGTATCCAGATTTATGCTTCCAATCACTCTCTCCTTATGCTTCCACTGTTCATATGAGCCCTAGAAGATTAGCTCAAGTGGGACTTGCTGTAAGCCTAACTAGTGCAAGATCCACTTCAGACATGGTGGTGAGCTTGTCTAAACAGAATGATATGAGTCCTAGTGAAGCAGCAGCGGTTGCAGATTGCGTCGAAACCACCGGTGACTCTATCGATGAGCTTGAACAATCTTTGGTGCAGATGAAACACCTTAGAGGctctgattttgatttgaaattgagCAATATACAAACATGGGTGAGTGCTGCTTTAACTAATGATGATACATGTATGAATGGGTTTGAAGGAAATGCCATGAATGGAAATATCAAGAACACAATTAGAAGTGGAATTCTAAGTGTTGCTCAGCTCACTAGCAATGCCTTGGCCCTAATTAATAGGCTATCCTCT
This window encodes:
- the LOC122080966 gene encoding pectinesterase inhibitor 7-like; translated protein: MEALLILFTIISSMTTCTGASLNLPAETEMEFIKTSCDEVTLYPDLCFQSLSPYASTVHMSPRRLAQVGLAVSLTSARSTSDMVVSLSKQNDMSPSEAAAVADCVETTGDSIDELEQSLVQMKHLRGSDFDLKLSNIQTWVSAALTNDDTCMNGFEGNAMNGNIKNTIRSGILSVAQLTSNALALINRLSSIEANIVP